One Paenarthrobacter aurescens TC1 DNA window includes the following coding sequences:
- the ncs2 gene encoding uracil-xanthine permease (identified by match to protein family HMM PF00860; match to protein family HMM PF03594; match to protein family HMM TIGR00801), which translates to MSMLGIKWKLHGNGKSIRPGHVVAPDERLAWPLTIGIGMQHVVAMFGATFLVPIITGMPPATTLLFSGIGTLLFLVITKGRVPSYLGSSFAFIAPIMASQQQYGVSGALGGVVLAGVVLALIGAVVQKFGAEWINRLMPPIVTGAIVALIGLNLAPAAKANFDAAPVTALITLVTIILVSVLFRGILGRLSILVGVVVGYLVAMMRGEVSYEKMDAAAWVGLPLFQTPEFHIGVVGLFVPVVLVLVAENVGHVKSVAAMTGQNLDGVSGRALMADGAATVLAGFGGGSGTTTYAENIGVMAATKVYSTAAYWVAGVFAILLSFSPKFGELIATVPPGVLGGAATMLYGMIGVLGVKIWVQNKVNFSNPINLTTAAVALIIGIADYAWTIGELKFTGIALGSAAALVIYHGMKGLAHWRGTVAEPETETAGLPPAVKSAMNAAAKRGGKKGK; encoded by the coding sequence ATGAGCATGCTCGGCATCAAATGGAAGCTCCACGGCAACGGCAAGTCCATTCGCCCCGGCCACGTGGTGGCTCCCGACGAGCGGCTTGCGTGGCCCCTGACCATCGGCATTGGCATGCAGCACGTGGTGGCCATGTTCGGCGCCACTTTCCTGGTCCCCATCATCACCGGCATGCCGCCGGCCACCACCCTGCTCTTCTCGGGCATCGGAACGCTACTGTTCCTCGTGATCACCAAGGGCCGGGTGCCCAGCTACCTCGGTTCGAGCTTCGCGTTCATCGCCCCGATCATGGCGTCCCAGCAGCAGTACGGCGTTAGCGGCGCCTTGGGCGGCGTGGTGCTTGCCGGCGTCGTACTGGCGCTTATTGGTGCGGTGGTCCAAAAGTTTGGCGCCGAATGGATCAACCGGCTCATGCCGCCGATCGTCACCGGTGCCATTGTGGCGCTGATCGGCCTGAACCTCGCGCCAGCCGCGAAGGCAAACTTCGACGCCGCACCCGTGACCGCGCTGATCACTCTGGTGACGATCATCCTGGTTTCTGTTCTCTTCAGAGGGATCCTGGGGCGCCTGAGCATTCTGGTGGGTGTTGTGGTGGGGTACCTCGTGGCGATGATGCGCGGCGAGGTCAGCTACGAAAAGATGGACGCCGCCGCGTGGGTGGGCCTGCCGCTGTTCCAGACACCCGAGTTCCACATCGGCGTGGTGGGCCTGTTCGTCCCCGTGGTGCTGGTGCTCGTGGCTGAGAACGTGGGGCATGTGAAGTCGGTTGCCGCGATGACCGGCCAAAACCTCGACGGCGTCTCCGGCCGCGCGCTGATGGCCGACGGCGCCGCGACGGTACTTGCCGGGTTCGGCGGCGGTTCCGGTACCACGACTTATGCGGAGAACATCGGCGTCATGGCCGCCACCAAGGTCTATTCGACGGCGGCCTACTGGGTGGCTGGTGTCTTCGCCATCCTGCTGAGCTTCTCCCCGAAATTCGGCGAACTGATCGCCACTGTCCCGCCCGGTGTGCTAGGCGGCGCCGCGACCATGCTGTACGGCATGATCGGCGTTCTCGGCGTGAAGATCTGGGTGCAGAACAAGGTCAACTTCTCCAACCCCATAAACCTGACCACGGCTGCTGTTGCCCTGATTATCGGCATCGCGGACTACGCCTGGACCATTGGCGAGCTGAAGTTCACGGGCATTGCGCTCGGGTCCGCTGCTGCCCTGGTGATCTACCACGGCATGAAGGGGCTGGCCCACTGGCGCGGGACCGTCGCCGAACCGGAAACCGAGACGGCAGGGCTGCCGCCTGCTGTTAAGTCGGCGATGAATGCTGCGGCGAAGAGGGGCGGGAAAAAGGGGAAGTAG